One genomic segment of Vespa velutina chromosome 10, iVesVel2.1, whole genome shotgun sequence includes these proteins:
- the LOC124952684 gene encoding nipped-B-like protein A isoform X3 produces MPEQIKFKMNGVIPSVPITTLAGIASLTDLLPEMPLPTPLPQTLTNKSLLFHPRVAEEAQILLSVRDENLVPQLILSLSQTSSDHIELKDNYANTEQPLESEQNTPELLKAILQINPHVFKGPQYNSPRNWSQGTQQMHSNQSPANYGRFSPSYSNSSGSRQTPQGSPAHPAAARTVLPPPSGISHAQHPRMPVTPQNHADISQMSPFAVPSPSPRGNVMTEQTRTSTTPQHVQDDSNCINPLSNIAPQPNMYSPAHMSSPNTPLTSLGNVTPQHHNMAGMTPQHNMHMTSPMRANIPVQQQQTMNMQQNVYDPTMNQQVHHPLQSNEHMDINSSVQANQQFLLDPVTGLPDIDLPIENIETKQSMDNAAQDLLSGSQTTSYQNLHNVNVVNTLDHTNIMPMQHQQNNNSDKMLKVPTTPTEKMKEPVVMLNRLSIEDQTLMQKSLAAFAEKSPSRAARMGITNRDDTKSDSESEEEIGKNNKYFKARAKERQVQREKERAERKKSEDKIRRRRRILDDDDEDEKKEGIFTPTKPKIRKVEKKLVPVLSKLSVEELMETNTYQRFNSTIETIFENTEDIATNAELEEDGDVPPELLIPKYQLHDLCTEAAKLKALGAMESIPADRLVRLLNILEKNIRDGARVSPLADPDDDVDESRLWMQLAMERVQRAVDASLISLHIMTSSNMPKTVYLEDVIDRIVLFMKFQLQNTIYPSFDPVYKIDTKNKTDNYNSSGRKKRGHMKEVREKSILQVYNKMHELVGLLAELLNIQVLTDTSVLHASTLGVAPFFVESVSDLQLSALKLVTVIFTKYEKHRRLLLDDILASIARLPSSKRSLRTYRLNSEDHIQMLTALVLQLIQCVVVLSDSVVPQTKGSSKDDEEKKEEKKEEKKEEKKEEKKISHVDADVLIINKYETATRIAGNFLTVFLNKCGSKGEEIDYRPLFENFVQDLLATVNKPEWPAAELLLSLLGNLLVGHFSNKSSDMSLRVASIDYLGVVAARLRKDAVSSQCKLSTIDQIIRDIKLEQQKDADYDQVKDKEIIGLSEDEERTVFLQKVLLDYLAVNGTKDSALVYARHFYLAQWYRDCAVEKSRVGQSKNSPTKKTHKKRAKKKNKHHSSDQESDSEVEDQDADENDNNEQKNSEAYRLIEEKKKYIISRIRPYSTGTKPDVLQTYIDYNSAELISQYLASKRPFSQSFDRYLKQILHVLTESSIAIRTKAMKCLTMIVEADPSVLARVDMQLGVKHSFLDHSTSVREAAVDLVGKFVLSRPELIDKYYDMLLARILDTGVSVRKRVIKILKDICMECPDFPKIPEICVKMIRRVNDEEGIRKLVMEVFQNMWFTPVRERPTLDSESLLRKVMNITDVVAASKDMGLEWFEQLLVSLFKPKEDKDDSTKMQTEPPKALLTACKQIVDCLIENVLRLEETNLGDVGKSEKKGSSQRLVACLTTLYLFAKIRPQLLVNHAITLQPYLSLKCQTQGDYQIISSVAHTLELVVPLMEHPSETFLAQLEEDSVKLILQHDRSVVASCLSCLGSIVNNVTRNFKLIRDCFKKYYGHLTEYKSLYEKDPANPMLLKYRPFFRRALFTVGLLLRHFNFTDPEVIEGLAENIKDQVFETLNYFVHQDNDDIRHFTLSAIGSLCIRHYEFMLVPELKELYHHLLTSENALVHMRIQVLNNIEIYLQEEEKRMIKQDLEWSKMSKQENLKEMGDVSSGMASTVIQLYIKEILESFLHANISVRHAALKVIQLILTQGLVHPVQIVPYLICMSTDCEKAVSHSADKQLQDIEKKYPGFIHMKSQFGIKLSFRLQKILQNDNTVRGMRIKEGEFPGALNGFLYTILRNTKQQRRAIVLSFLKQFDESAKTSLSQMLYLADNLAYFTYQSFREALLPKEGNSQSTSHHHHHHHHHHHHHQQQQQQQQQQQQQQQQQQQQQQLQQQQQQQLQQQQQQQQQLQQQQLQQQQLQQQQHLQQVQQEQQLQLQLQLQQHQQQQQQNQQQPQHLLLQEHQQDQQMMQPPMQPIGMVGSSEQPRSEIILSLVDEEDDEEDEETILARLPGDTTLLREYITASQGFLLLLTLRQHLKDLYGFSDAKIGQYSPSEAAKVYEKAVNRKNNLLFKPKATLQRLKEGVSNAELDAEGRKKLVKEYLDFKQLMLKYDPEEPDEGEEGDTSGKQCNTDNSQSPRIPNPEVDNKLIDSAVTSNSFGNVQYHQANMNSSIEHSNNSMNSTITASTPTSPRVPKLTIHPMNPDMKEHRKHRAHKTEKVKKHKKKKRRRISDSSESGEDYSDPDFLV; encoded by the exons ATGCCAGAACAAATCAAATTCAAAATGAATGGGGTTATTCCGAGTGTGCCAATTACTACCCTCGCTGGTATCGCGAGTCTCACTGACTTGTTGCCTGAAATGCCCCTACCAACGCCGCTGCCCCAAACTCTGACAAACAAATCTCTCCTGTTTCATCCAAGAGTGGCAGAGGAAGCACAAATATTGTTAAGTGTTCGAGATGAAAATTTAGTGCCCCAGTTAATATTGTCCCTGTCACAAACTTCGTCGGATCATATTGAACTGAAGGATAATTATGCTAATACTGAACAACCCTTGGAATCAGAGCAGAATACGCCGGAATTGCTTAAAGCAATTCTCCAGATAAATCCACACGTGTTCAAAGGACCTCAGTATAATTCTCCAAGAAATTGGTCTCAGGGTACACAGCAGATGCATTCTAATCAATCACCAGCAAATTATGGCCGCTTTTCACCATCTTATTCAAATTCTTCAGGGTCCAGGCAAACGCCTCAAGGTAGTCCTGCTCATCCTGCTGCAGCTAGGACTGTACTCCCACCACCTAGTGGTATCTCTCACGCGCAGCATCCACGAATGCCAGTTACACCTCAAAATCATGCAGATATTTCACAAATGTCTCCTTTTGCCGTGCCTTCTCCATCTCCTAGAGGAAACGTTATGACGGAGCAAACGAGAACATCGACTACGCCACAGCATGTACAGGATGACTCCAATTGTATAAATCCTCTGTCGAATATAGCTCCCCAACCAAATATGTATTCTCCGGCTCATATGAGCTCACCCAATACACCTTTGACATCTTTGGGTAATGTAACGCCTCAGCATCATAACATGGCTGGTATGACGCCGCAACACAATATGCACATGACTTCTCCAATGCGTGCAAACATACCTGTTCAGCAACAGCAAACTATGAACATGCAACAGAATGTTTACGATCCAACGATGAATCAACAAGTACATCATCCGTTGCAAAGTAATGAGCATATGGATATTAATAGCAGTGTTCAAGCTAATCAACAGTTTTTACTCGATCCAGTAACTGGCCTTCCTGACATAGATTTACCAATAGAGAATattgaaacaaaacaaagcaTGGATAATGCTGCACAAGATTTATTGTCAGGTTCACAGACCACGTCATATCAAAACCTTCATAATGTTAATGTTGTTAATACTTTAGATCATACTAATATAATGCCAATGCAGCATCAACAAAACAACAATTCTGACAAAATGTTAAAAGTGCCCACTACACCAacagaaaaaatgaaagaacctGTTGTTATGTTGAATAGATTATCTATAGAAGATCAGACGCTTATGCAGAAGAGTTTAGCTGCATTCGCTGAGAAATCTCCCAGTCGTGCTGCAAGGATGGGAATAACCAATCGCGATGATACAAAGAGTGATTCCGAAAGTGAAGAAGAAAttggtaaaaataataaatatttcaaagcgCGAGCAAAGGAACGTCAGGTtcagagagaaaaggaaagagcagaaaggaagaaaagcgAAGATAAAATTCGTAGGAGAAGAAGGATATTggatgacgatgatgaggatgaaaagaaggaaggcaTATTTACACCAACAAAACCGAAAATAAGAAAGGTGGAGAAAAAACTAGTTCCAGTTTTGTCTAAATTAAGTGTAGAAGAGTTAATGGAAACTAATACATACCAACGATTTAATTCGACGATAGAGACCATTTTTGAAAATACAGAAGATATTGCAACCAACGCCGAGTTAGAGGAAGATGGTGATGTGCCTCCAGAATTGCTTATTCCTAAATATCAATTACACGATTTATGTACCGAAGCGGCAAAATTAAAAGCTTTAGGAGCAATGGAGTCTATTCCAGCGGATAGATTGGTTAGATTGCTAAATATTTTAGAGAAGAACATTCGTGACGGAGCTCGGGTATCACCGTTGGCAGATCCCGATGACGACGTTGACGAAAGCAGGCTGTGGATGCAGTTGGCCATGGAAAGGGTACAACGTGCCGTAGACGCATCACTGATATCGTTGCACATTATGACATCAAGTAATATGCCCAAGACAGTTTATTTGGAAGATGTAATCGACAGAATAGTTCTTTTCATGAAATTTCAATTGCAAAACACCATTTATCCTTCATTTGACCCTGTTTATAAAATAGACACAAAAAACAAGACTGACAATTATAATTCTAGCGGACGTAAAAAAAGGGGCCACATGAAGGAAGTTCGCGAAAAGAGCATTCTTCAAGTTTACAACAAAATGCACGAACTGGTTGGTCTCCTTGccgaattattaaatattcaagtGTTAACGGATACCAGTGTCCTTCACGCATCCACGTTAGGCGTTGCACCGTTTTTTGTTGAATCCGTAAGCGATCTTCAATTAAGCGCTCTTAAGCTTGTCACCGTAATATTTACCAAATACGAAAAGCATAGAAGATTATTGTTAGATGATATTTTGGCGTCAATAGCGAGACTACCTAGTAGCAAAAGAAGTTTACGCACATATAGGCTAAACTCCGAAGATCATATACAGATGCTAACTGCGTTAGTATTGCAGCTTATCCAATGCGTCGTGGTATTGTCAGACAGTGTTGTACCGCAGACAAAAGGATCTTCAAAGGACgatgaagagaagaaggaagaaaaaaaggaggaaaagaaggaggaaaagaaggaagagaaaaagattagcCATGTCGATGCTGATGTTCTGATTATAAATAAGTACGAGACCGCCACTAGAATAGCTGGTAATTTTTTAACtgtatttttaaacaaatgcGGAAGCAAAGGAGAAGAAATTGATTATAGACCATTATTCGAGAATTTTGTACAGGATCTATTAGCTACAGTGAATAAACCTGAATGGCCTGCAGCGGAATTACTTCTTAGCTTGCTTGGAAATTTATTGGTTGGACATTTCTCGAACAAAAGTTCGGATATGTCGCTTAGAGTTGCTTCCATTGATTATCTTGGAGTAGTTGCAGCTAGGCTAAGAAAAGACGCGGTCAGTTCCCAATGTAAGCTGTCGACGATTGATCAGATTATAAGAGACATCAAATTGGAACAACAAAAGGATGCCGATTATGACCAAGTCAAAGACAAGGAAATCATAGGATTGAGCGAGGATGAAGAAAGGACGGTCTTTTTACAGAAAGTACTTTTAGATTATTTGGCCGTTAACGGTACGAAGGATTCGGCATTGGTATACGCTCGACACTTTTATTTGGCTCAATGGTACAGAGATTGTGCGGTAGAGAAGTCACGCGTAGGACAATCAAAGAATAGTCCGACTAAGAAGACGCATAAAAAGAgagcgaagaaaaagaataaacatcATAGTAGCGATCAGGAAAGTGATTCGGAAGTTGAAGATCAGGATGCGGAtgaaaatgacaataacgagCAGAAAAATTCAGAAGCTTATAGACttatagaggaaaaaaagaaatatattattagcaGAATTAGACCGTATAGTACGGGAACTAAGCCAGACGTTTTACAAACCTACATAGATTACAATTCGGCCGAACTCATTTCTCAATATCTTGCATCAAAGAGACCATTTTCCCAAAGTTTCGATCGTTATCTCAAACAAATACTTCACGTATTAACAGAATCATCCATTGCAATTCGAACGAAAGCCATGAAATGTTTAACGATGATCGTTGAAGCCGATCCAAGTGTACTTGCGAGAGTCGATATGCAACTCGGAGTGAAACATTCGTTTCTCGATCATTCAACATCGGTAAGAGAGGCTGCTGTCGATTTAGTTGGAAAATTTGTATTGAGCAGACCAgaattaatagataaatattacgaCATGTTGCTAGCGAGAATATTGGATACAGGTGTCAGTGTTAGAAAACGTGTAATTAAGATATTGAAGGATATCTGTATGGAGTGTCCAGATTTTCCAAAAATCCCAGAGATTTGCGTGAAGATGATCAGAAGAGTGAACGATGAAGAAGGGATAAGAAAACTAGTTATGGAAGTTTTTCAAAATATGTGGTTTACTCCTGTAAGAGAAAGACCTACTCTTGATTCGGAATCATTATTAAGAAAAGTAATGAATATCACCGATGTTGTTGCGGCTAGCAAAGATATGGGCTTGGAATGGTTCGAACAACTGCTGGTAAGTTTGTTTAAAccaaaggaagataaagatgaTAGCACGAAAATGCAAACTGAACCTCCGAAGGCATTGTTAACGGCATGCAAGCAGATCGTCGATTGCTTGATAGAAAATGTTCTTAGGTTAGAGGAAACTAATCTAGGTGACGTAGGTAAATCCGAAAAGAAAGGATCGTCACAGCGACTGGTCGCTTGTTTGACTACGTTATATCTCTTTGCGAAGATCCGACCGCAACTTTTGGTTAATCATGCGATCACCTTACAGCCTTATTTAAGTTTAAAGTGTCAAACACAAGGggattatcaaataataagtAGCGTTGCGCATACTCTCGAGTTAGTAGTACCATTGATGGAACATCCCAGTGAAACGTTCTTAGCACAGCTAGAAGAGGATTCGGTTAAATTAATTCTACAACACGATAGATCGGTCGTAGCGAGTTGTTTATCGTGTTTAGGCTCTATAGTGAACAACGTCACGAGGAACTTTAAATTAATACGTGactgttttaaaaaatattacggtCATCTGACGGAGTACAAATCGTTATACGAGAAAGATCCGGCGAATCCAATGCTATTGAAATATAGGCCATTTTTCAGAAGAGCATTGTTCACAGTCGGCTTATTATTGAggcattttaattttaccgaTCCGGAGGTCATCGAGGGTTTGGCAGAGAACATAAAGGATCAAGTATTTGAGACATTAAATTACTTCGTCCATCAAGACAACGATGATATACGTCATTTCACTTTATCCGCTATTGGTTCTCTTTGCATAAGACATTACGAATTCATGTTGGTTCCCGAATTGAAGGAGCTTTATCATCATTTGCTTACGTCGGAGAACGCTCTGGTTCACATGAGAATAcaagttttaaataatattgaaatatatcttcaggaggaagaaaagagaatgataaaaCAGGACTTGGAATGGTCGAAGATGTCAAAACAAGAGAACTTGAAGGAAATGGGCGATGTTTCCTCGGGAATGGCTAGTACCGTCATCCAGCTTTACATTAAAGAGATATTGGAATCTTTCTTACATGCGAATATAAGCGTTAGACACGCTGCTCTTAAAGTTATACAACTGATTTTGACTCAAGGTTTGGTGCATCCTGTGCAAATAGTACCCTATTTGATTTGCATGAGCACGGATTGTGAGAAAGCCGTCAGTCACAGCGCGGACAAACAGCTGCAGGACATCGAGAAGAAGTATCCTGGTTTCATCCATATGAAATCACAGTTTGGTATAAAACTAAGTTTTCGATTACAGAAAATATTGCAGAATGATAATACTGTGAGAGGTATGCGAATTAAAGAGGGTGAATTTCCTGGTGCACTCAATGGTTttctatatactatattaaggAATACGAAACAACAGAGAAGGGCGATAGTCTTGTCCTTTTTAAAACAATTCGATGAGAGCGCTAAGACAAGTTTATCTCAAATGTTATACTTGGCTGATAATCTTGCTTATTTCACATATCAG TCTTTCAGAGAAGCCTTGCTGCCTAAGGAAGGAAACAGTCAATCGACGtcgcatcatcatcatcaccatcatcatcatcatcatcatcatcaacaacaacagcaacagcagcagcagcagcagcaacaacaacagcagcagcaacagcaacaacaactacaacaacaacagcaacaacaactacaacaacaacagcaacaacaacaacaactacagcaacaacaactacaacaacaacaattacaacaacaacaacatttGCAGCAGGTACAGCAAGAGCAGCAGTTGCAGCTCCAACTGCAGCTGCAGCAAcatcagcaacaacaacaacagaatCAACAGCAGCCGCAACATTTGTTGCTGCAAGAACACCAACAAGATCAGCAAATGATGCAACCGCCTATGCAGCCGATAGGAATGGTAGGATCAAGCGAGCAGCCTCGTTCTGAAATTATATTGTCTCTGGTAGATgaggaagacgacgaagaggacgaagagaCGATCCTAGCAAGATTACCAGGTGACACAACTTTGCTCCGAGAATACATCACAGCCAGTCAAGGTTTTCTTTTGCTCCTGACATTGAGGCAACATCTAAAAGATCTTTATGGTTTCTCCGACGCGAAGATCGGTCAATATTCGCCATCGGAAGCGGCCAAGGTTTATGAGAAAGCTGTGAATCGTAAGAATAATCTTTTGTTCAAACCTAAAGCTACGTTACAGAGGCTGAAGGAAGGTGTAAGCAATGCTGAACTCGACGCCGAGGGTAGAAAGAAGTTGGTGAAGGAGTATTTGGACTTTAAACAGTTAATGTTGAAGTACGATCCCGAAGAACCAGACGAAGGAGAGGAAGGAGATACCAGCGGCAAACAATGTAACACGGATAACAGTCAATCACCAAGGATACCCAATCCTGAGGTTGATAATAAACTTATCGATAGTGCAGTAACAAGCAATTCTTTTGGAAATGTTCAGTATCATCAAGCAAATATGAACTCGTCTATCGAGCATTCGAACAACTCGATGAACTCAACGATAACGGCGTCGACACCGACGTCTCCACGTGTACCCAAACTTACTATACATCCGATGAATCCTGACATGAAGGAACATCGTAAGCATCGCGCGCACAAGACGGAAAAGGTGAAGAaacataagaagaagaaaaggagaagaatctCCGATAGTAGCGAGAGTGGGGAAGATTATAGTGACCCTGATTTTCTAGTGTGA